Proteins encoded by one window of Streptomyces sp. NBC_01571:
- the rpsF gene encoding 30S ribosomal protein S6, whose translation MRHYEVMVILDPDLEERAVAPLIENFLSVVREGNGKVEKVDTWGRRRLSYEIKKKPEGIYSVIDLQAEPAVVKELDRQMNLNESVLRTKVLRPETH comes from the coding sequence ATGCGTCACTACGAAGTGATGGTCATCCTCGACCCCGATCTGGAGGAGCGCGCTGTCGCCCCCCTGATCGAGAACTTCCTCTCCGTCGTCCGTGAGGGCAACGGAAAGGTCGAGAAGGTCGACACCTGGGGCCGTCGTCGTCTCTCGTACGAGATCAAGAAGAAGCCCGAGGGCATCTACTCGGTCATCGACCTGCAGGCCGAGCCTGCGGTCGTCAAGGAGCTCGACCGCCAGATGAACCTGAACGAGTCGGTCCTCCGGACCAAGGTCCTCCGTCCCGAGACCCACTGA